The proteins below come from a single Metarhizium brunneum chromosome 1, complete sequence genomic window:
- the DIP5_0 gene encoding Dicarboxylic amino acid permease produces MALKSFLARVKGARGNHAAIVDSNGAKGYGTTTTTPLPGPADDSGFASNVERQDAAPGVIRTTPGPPLGYNDGHDPGDDGDDDHAGDLVTAGEGRHLKRGLAERHLSMLGIAGAIGTGLFLGLGGAVQRGGPLGALLGYATVGLVVCAVQFALGEVAALLPVTGAFVRHAEFLVDPAWGFAIGWNLVYGNILSIPSEITAICVLFEFWTDLNPSVWIVTFVLLTLVVGLSVVRLFGEVEFAFAVLKILLVVFLVVLGLVIDLGGVRGTPPVYFRYWRDPGPFVEFIATGHWGRFLGYWSVMTGAVFSFAGVESIAMAGAETKNPRKAIPAACKNVFIRIVLFYMLAILIVGMLVSSQDSRLDSESGDATQSPFVIAASAAGIPAIPSVVNAVVITSAWSASNQSLLAGTRVLYGLAVKKQAPRIFLRTTSWGVPYACVFLFMAFSLLSFMSLSSDAITVFWWLVNLTAAGVLVSWISILVNHIRLRLAMQKQAIPITRLPWSNSWTLYSSYFALFMCIIILLTGGFAVFTKGNWNASNFVSAYLDIPLVLAAYFIWKFVKKTKIVALADIPLQRAFERADQKYESLAS; encoded by the exons atggccctcaaGAGCTTCCTTGCCCGCGTCAAAGGCGCCAGGGGCAACCACGCAGCCATCGTGGACAGCAACGGCGCCAAGGGCTAcgggacgacgacgacgactcctCTTCCGGGCCCGGCCGACGACTCGGGTTTCGCGTCCAACGTTGAGCGGCAGGATGCTGCGCCGGGGGTCATCCGGACGACGCCGGGGCCGCCGCTCGGATACAACGACGGCCACGAtcccggcgacgacggcgacgacgaccacgCCGGCGACCTCGTCAcggccggcgagggccgcCATCTCAAGCGCGGGCTCGCCGAGCGGCATCTGTCCATGCTCGGCATCGCGGGCGCCATCGGCACCGGCCTGTTcctgggcctgggcggcgccgTGCAGCGCGGCGGTCCTCTCGGCGCGCTGCTCGGCTATGCCaccgtcggcctcgtcgtctgcgcCGTCCAGTTCGCCCTGGGCGAGGTCGCCGCGCTGCTCCCCGTCACCGGCGCCTTTGTGCGCCACGCCGAGTTCCTCGTCGACCCGGCCTGGGGCTTCGCCATCGGCTGGAACCTCGTCTACGGCAACATCCTGTCCATCCCCTCGGAGATCACCGCCATCTGCGTGCTCTTCGAGTTCTGGACCGACCTCAACCCCTCCGTCTGGATCGTCACCTTTGTCCTGCTGACCCTGGTCGTGGGCCTCTCGGTCGTCCGCCTCTTCGGCGAGGTCGAGTTcgcctttgccgtcctcaagatcctcctcgtcgtcttcctcgtcgtcctcggcctcgtcatcGACCTCGGCGGCGTCAGGGGCACGCCGCCCGTCTACTTCCGGTACTGGCGCGACCCGGGCCCCTTTGTCGAGTTCATTGCCACCGGCCACTGGGGCAGGTTCCTCGGCTACTGGAGCGTCATgaccggcgccgtcttctcctttgccggcgtcgagtccatcgccatggccggcgccgagACCAAGAACCCGCGCAAGGCCATCCCCGCCGCCTGCAAGAACGTCTTTATCCGCATCGTGCTGTTCTACATGCTGGCCATTCTCATCGTCGGCATGCTCGTGTCCAGCCAGGACAGCCGCCTGGACAGCGAGAGCGGCGACGCGACCCAGAGCCCCTTTGTCattgccgcctcggccgccggCATTCCCGCCATCCCCTCCGTcgtcaacgccgtcgtcatcaccTCGGCCTGGTCTGCCTCCAACCAGAGTCTCTTGGCCGGCACCCGTGTGCTGTacggcctggccgtcaaGAAGCAGGCGCCCAGGATTTTCCTGAGGACCACGTCCTGGGGTGTGCCCTACGCCTGCGTCTTTCTCTTCATGGCCTTTAGCCTCCTCAGCTTCATGAGCCTGTCGAGCGACGCCATCACCGTCTTCTGGTGGCTAGTCAACTTGACAGCCGCCGGCGTCTTGGTCTCGTGGATTTCCATCCTCGTCAACCACATACGCTTGCGCTTGGCCATGCAGAAGCAAGCCATTCCAATTACTAGGCTGCCCTGGTCGAACTCGTGGACAT TGTACTCGTCATACTTTGCCCTCTTTATGTGCATCATTATCCTTTTAACAGGCggctttgccgtcttcaccaaGGGCAATTGGAACGCTAGCAACTTTGTCTCTGCGTACCT CGACATACCGCTTGTTTTGGCTGCATACTTCATCTGGAAGTTTGtcaaaaagaccaagattgTCGCGCTGGCTGATATCCCCCTACAACGGGCGTTTGAGCGGGCGGACCAGAAGTATGAATCCCTGGCGTCGTAG